In Picosynechococcus sp. PCC 7002, the genomic window TGAGGCAGCTTGCCAAGATTGATTCTCCCTTTTTCAGCCAGCATTAGCGTTTCCCAAATACTAATGGGACTTAGCCAGATTTGAACTTTTGGATCTTCAATCTTGCCTTGAAGCTCAATGGAAAGGCGATCGCTTCCTTGTAGATACCAGAGCCAAATATGGGTGTCTAGCAATAGCCTCATTGCAAGACTTCCCAAGCCGACTCAGGGACAGCCGGGGCAACAATATCATCAAGAATTTGAATCGTTTCTTTCATGCAGCCAAAAGCCGCCCGTTTTTTCTGTGGCGTAGGTGAAAGGATTGCGAGTGGGGTTCCCTCATCGGTGATGATGATCGACTCATTGCTTTGTCCCATCTCAGTAATAAGCCGCTGAAAATCAGGGGATAGCTGCTTTAAGGTAATTTCCATAGCCAAGGACTTGAGGTGATATTTCTAAAATAGCCCGTACCGCTGATATCTGGACAGACTCACCGGGCAGGCGATCGCCCAAAGACTGTATCGAGACATTTCAGAGAACATCGCGCGCGCGTGAGGGAGGAATTTATAAGAAACGACCCTCCTTTATAAATGGCATCACTCAGGCGTGAATCGGATTTGCAAAAAAAGCTTGTAGTTGACCATAGGCGATCGCGGGCAATTGAGACTGTAATTTTTGCCAATGGCTAGGGCTTAGGGTACTGACCCCTAAAAACTCTACTGCGATCACATTGTCATTTTCGTCATAATCGAGAATCACCCCATCGCTAATTTCTTCGGACTCAATATAATTTCCATCCTGAATCCTGAGATAGGCTGCATCCGTTTCAGGGTCATACTTAATGCTGTTCATCCCTTAAAGCTCCTATCGAAAAAGACTGTGACGATCACAGGGGGTTGCTTATCTGGATTGTAAACCACCCTCAAGGCGCGATCGCCATATTCCGGGATCCGTTTCCATGCCCTGACAGCGTTGGTTCGATTATCCCGGTCGCTATAGTCTGGGTTATCTATGGTTCTCTGAATCCATTCTGGCTTGATTTTTTGGCGATCTTTTCTCTGTAAAACTTCCTGGGTATGAATCGACAAAACATATCCATCAAGGGGATCAATCATTGGGGAGACTCCTCGTAACCTTCTGTTTTTATCATTCCTAGAGAGCCAGAAGCGAAAGAATCACACATCCCCTAACCCGATCATCTAAATCTTGGCAGTAGGCGATCGCCCTTGGGACATCATCAATAATTTCTTCTAAGTCCTGCATGACTTTTATGACCTTAATCATATTGCCCACCGATGCTTTCTCCCATTGGGCCAAAAGGAAACGCCGGGATAAAGCATGGTTCACTGCATCCCGTCCAAACAAACTATTTAGTTCTGCTCTCCCTCGATTCATGCCGTCAGTCTCTCTTCTCTTTTGATGATGTTGCTCACTGTCATGGGGTACCACCGCCCGCCCCGCTGGGTTTTAATGCCCTCAGAATTCAGATGATTGGCGATCGCCTGTAGGGTTTTGCCTTCACTCCGTAACCGCTGGATAGCCTCGACTGTCTTATGCTCTTTGGTTTTGGTGAGTTTTTTCCCAGTGACTTTGTAGCCAAAACCTACGCCCCCGATATGCTCGCCTTGGGACTTCTTATGCTGTAAGGCTGCACTGGTACGCTCTCCGATGGTTTCTCTCTCCCATTGGGCCACACTCATCAAGACATTGAGAACTAAGCGGCCTGAAGCGGTACGGGTGTCCACTTGTTCACTGACTGACATTAGGGAGAATTTATCAGCAAAGTAGTTTTCCAGAAGCCAATCCAAATCCTTAACGGAACGGGTGAGTCTGTCGAGCTTAACAATCACCATGGCCTCCACTTCTCCACTGTCGAGCATCCCAAGGGCTTTCTGTAGACCGGGGCGTTCTAGGCTTTTTGCAGACTGGCCCGCGTCAATGACGATGTCTACCAGTTCAATGTCATAGAGGCCCGCGTATGCCTCTAGCTTGGCTTTTTGGGCATCTAGGGAAACGCCCTGCGTGGCTTGTTCTTCTGTTGAGACTCTGATGTATCCGATGGCTTTCATGGCTTTATTTAAGTGACTGGCTTTATCCCTAAAAGAAATAATATCATAAACA contains:
- a CDS encoding DUF2283 domain-containing protein; amino-acid sequence: MNSIKYDPETDAAYLRIQDGNYIESEEISDGVILDYDENDNVIAVEFLGVSTLSPSHWQKLQSQLPAIAYGQLQAFFANPIHA
- a CDS encoding recombinase family protein, whose product is MKAIGYIRVSTEEQATQGVSLDAQKAKLEAYAGLYDIELVDIVIDAGQSAKSLERPGLQKALGMLDSGEVEAMVIVKLDRLTRSVKDLDWLLENYFADKFSLMSVSEQVDTRTASGRLVLNVLMSVAQWERETIGERTSAALQHKKSQGEHIGGVGFGYKVTGKKLTKTKEHKTVEAIQRLRSEGKTLQAIANHLNSEGIKTQRGGRWYPMTVSNIIKREERLTA
- a CDS encoding type II toxin-antitoxin system Phd/YefM family antitoxin, which encodes MEITLKQLSPDFQRLITEMGQSNESIIITDEGTPLAILSPTPQKKRAAFGCMKETIQILDDIVAPAVPESAWEVLQ
- a CDS encoding DUF4258 domain-containing protein yields the protein MIDPLDGYVLSIHTQEVLQRKDRQKIKPEWIQRTIDNPDYSDRDNRTNAVRAWKRIPEYGDRALRVVYNPDKQPPVIVTVFFDRSFKG